The Salegentibacter mishustinae genomic interval GATAGTTTATTAGAGTGGAAGCTTTAAAAAACCATCAAAAAATATGTAACTAAAATCTTTATACTTTTTCTACTTGCATATAGCTTAATTCCAACGGTGTTTTTCTTCCGAAGATTTTCACCATTACTTCAAGCTTACGCTTTTCTTCATTAATCTTTTCTACTGTACCATTAAAGCCGTTAAACGGACCGTCTATAACTTTTATGGTTTCCCCAATAGTAAAAGGTATCGCAACATTATCGGTTTTTACTGAAAGCTCATCTACTTTTCCAAGCATTCTGTTCACTTCAGATTTTCTAAGCGGAACAGGATCCCCTCCTTTTGTTTCCCCTAAAAAGCCAATAACGCCGTTAATATTTTTTATCACGTGTGGCATCTCTCCATCAAGACTAGCCTGAATCATTACATAACCAGGAAAATAAACACGCTCTTTATTTACTTTCTTACCGTTTCTAATTTGAATTACTTTCTCGGTAGGAACTAAAACCTGATCTAGATAGTCTTCCATCCCAAGATGGTTAACTTCCTTCTCAATATAGTCTTTAACCTTATTTTCCTGACCGCTAACGGCACGAACTACATACCATTTTTTTTCCTTTCCCTCTGCCATTGTAATATTTTTTAAGATTTAATCCATTCGAAATATTGCTCAATAGCCGAGCTGAAAACGGTATCAATTCCCCAGATAGCCAGAGAAAAAATTATAGAGAATACCGCCACCAATATGGTTAGCCTTTGTGCTTCGGGCCAGCTTGTCCAGGTAACGTGGTTTGTTAACTCGTTGTAAGATTCTGATATATAATTGCTAATTCCTGCCATGTGATTCTTAAGGTATTTGCACGGGTTGAGAGGCTCGAACTCCCGACACCTGGTTTTGGAGACCAGTGCTCTACCAACTGAGCTAAACCCGTAAATATAATATAAAGGAAGGTTTCCCGCCCTGGCGGGAAACCTTTTTATATATAAACTGTAATTAGTCTAAAATTTCAGTAACCTGTCCAGCACCTACTGTTCTACCACCTTCACGGATAGCGAAACGTAGACCAACATTCATTGCAATTGTCTGGATAAGTTCAACAGTAATTGTAAGGTTATCACCAGGCATTACCATTTCAACTCCATCAGGAAGACTAATTGTTCCTGTTACGTCAGTTGTACGTACGTAGAACTGAGGACGGTAGTTGTTGTGGAATGGAGTGTGACGTCCACCTTCTTCTTTTTTAAGGATATAAACCTCTGCTTTAAACTTAGCGTGAGGAGTTACAGATCCAGGCTTGGTAATTACCATACCTCTAGAGATCTGAGACTTTTCAATACCTCTTAATAAGATACCTACGTTATCTCCAGCTTCACCTCTATCAAGGATCTTACGGAACATCTCAACACCAGTAATAGTAGAAGTAAGTTTTTCAGCTCCCATACCGATGATCTCTACAGGATCTCCAGTGTTAGCTACACCGGTCTCAATACGACCAGTTGCAACAGTACCACGTCCAGTAATAGAGAATACATCTTCGATAGGCATTAAGAAATCCTTATCAACATCACGCTGAGGAAGTTCAATCCAATCATCTACAGCCTCCATTAAATCAAGAACAGTCTTAGACCATTTCTCATCTCCTTCTAAAGCTCCAAGTGCAGATCCAGAAATAACAGGACCATTATCACCATCATACTCATAGAAAGAAAGAAGATCTCTAACTTCCATTTCAACAAGCTCTAAAAGCTCCTCATCATCAACAAGGTCAACTTTGTTCAAGAATACAACGATTCTTGGAATACCAACCTGACGTCCAAGAAGGATGTGCTCACGAGTTTGTGGCATAGGCCCATCAGTTGCAGCAACTACAAGAATTGCACCATCCATTTGAGCAGCACCAGTAACCATGTTCTTCACATAATCGGCGTGACCAGGACAGTCAACGTGAGCGTAGTGACGGTTAGCAGTTTGATACTCTACGTGAGAAGAGTTAATTGTAATACCTCTTTCTTTTTCTTCAGGAGCATTATCAATTTGATCAAAAGCACTAGCTTCTGAATATCCAGCATCAGCCATTACTTTAGTAATCGCTGCTGTTAAAGTCGTTTTTCCGTGATCTACGTGTCCAATTGTACCTATATTAAGGTGCGGTTTGGAACGATCATAAGTTTCCTTTGCCATAATTAATACTTATTTAATCTTAGTTATATATTAGTGTTCAATTTAATACAATCTAGAGCCAACGACGAGAATTGAACTCGTGACCTCTTCCT includes:
- the nusG gene encoding transcription termination/antitermination protein NusG, which translates into the protein MAEGKEKKWYVVRAVSGQENKVKDYIEKEVNHLGMEDYLDQVLVPTEKVIQIRNGKKVNKERVYFPGYVMIQASLDGEMPHVIKNINGVIGFLGETKGGDPVPLRKSEVNRMLGKVDELSVKTDNVAIPFTIGETIKVIDGPFNGFNGTVEKINEEKRKLEVMVKIFGRKTPLELSYMQVEKV
- the secE gene encoding preprotein translocase subunit SecE, yielding MAGISNYISESYNELTNHVTWTSWPEAQRLTILVAVFSIIFSLAIWGIDTVFSSAIEQYFEWIKS
- the tuf gene encoding elongation factor Tu, with protein sequence MAKETYDRSKPHLNIGTIGHVDHGKTTLTAAITKVMADAGYSEASAFDQIDNAPEEKERGITINSSHVEYQTANRHYAHVDCPGHADYVKNMVTGAAQMDGAILVVAATDGPMPQTREHILLGRQVGIPRIVVFLNKVDLVDDEELLELVEMEVRDLLSFYEYDGDNGPVISGSALGALEGDEKWSKTVLDLMEAVDDWIELPQRDVDKDFLMPIEDVFSITGRGTVATGRIETGVANTGDPVEIIGMGAEKLTSTITGVEMFRKILDRGEAGDNVGILLRGIEKSQISRGMVITKPGSVTPHAKFKAEVYILKKEEGGRHTPFHNNYRPQFYVRTTDVTGTISLPDGVEMVMPGDNLTITVELIQTIAMNVGLRFAIREGGRTVGAGQVTEILD